A window of the Gossypium hirsutum isolate 1008001.06 chromosome A05, Gossypium_hirsutum_v2.1, whole genome shotgun sequence genome harbors these coding sequences:
- the LOC107960589 gene encoding putative disease resistance RPP13-like protein 1 encodes MRNVATYHLYVLSDDDCWKLFAKHAFDGSSPTKHPDPMAIGEAIVKRCGGLPLAAETLGGLLRCKPDADEWKKILQSNFWDIPNYAKFICRLEGSGGSCVITERARHISNVQEKYDVRQKFQCLREANGLRTFLDTKSLLWSSFVNDVLMHDLLVISSLQVLSLANYGNIKELPEDIGLKNVACANDAKDANLKDKINLKGLEFIWGEDDIGDSRHDREVLEQQKPLLELETKQQAKTKKLILYPDNISALILTCLNLHGLRGNKLQQPHTNLKHLVIQSYKGTRFPEWMGHSSFSCIVFLGLHDCKFCTSLPPLGQLLSLKSLSISGLSGVLIVGDEFYGYVQASTKPFGSLKMLSFKNIKEWEEWNCWSDEAFPLLQKLCIVNCPKLTKCLPKHLPRLKKLKIEDSEKLGGLLPTAPSILELDLKEVQCIAVGAIGSWASGVEY; translated from the exons ATGAGGAATGTTGCAACTTATCATTTATATGTGTTATCAGATGATGATTGTTGGAAGTTATTTGCAAAGCATGCATTTGATGGTTCAAGCCCCACCAAGCATCCAGATCCGATGGCAATCGGTGAAGCAATTGTTAAAAGATGTGGCGGTCTCCCTTTGGCTGCAGAAACTCTTGGAGGTCTTCTGCGTTGCAAACCAGATGCTGATGAGTGGAAGAAAATATTACAAAGCAATTTTTGGGACATTCCAAATTATGCAA AGTTCATCTGCAGATTGGAAGGTAGTGGTGGTTCTTGTGTAATAACTGAGAGGGCCCGTCATATTTCTAATGTCCAAGAAAAATATGACGTGCGACAAAAATTTCAGTGTTTACGTGAAGCAAATGGTCTGCGTACTTTCCTAGATACAAAGTCATTGTTGTGGTCATCATTTGTCAATGATGTGCTAATGCATGATTTGTTGGTGATATCAAGCTTACAAGTGCTTTCTTTGGCTAATTATGGAAATATTAAAGAATTACCAGAAGATATTG GACTTAAAAATGTTGCATGTGCCAATGATGCCAAAGATGCCAATTTGAAGGATAAGATAAATCTTAAAGGATTGGAGTTCATATGGGGTGAAGATGATATTGGTGATTCAAGGCATGATAGAGAAGTACTTGAACAACAAAAGCCTCTGTTGGAACTTGAAACAAAGCAGCAAGCAAAAACCAAGAAGCTT ATACTTTACCCGGATAACATAAGTGCATTAATTCTCACATGTTTGAATCTGCATGGGCTGCGTGGGAACAAACTTCAACAGCCTCATACAAATTTGAAGCATCTTGTTATTCAAAGTTACAAAGGTACGAGATTTCCAGAATGGATGGGGCATTCTTCCTTCTcatgtatagtatttttaggGTTACATGATTGTAAATTTTGCACATCCTTGCCGCCGCTGGGCCAATTACTATCTTTGAAATCTCTCTCCATTTCCGGGTTGAGTGGAGTGTTAATAGTTGGTGATGAGTTCTACGGGTATGTGCAAGCTTCGACTAAACCCTTTGGATCTCTTAAAATGCTAAGCTTTAAGAATATTAAAGAGTGGGAGGAATGGAATTGTTGGAGTGATGAAGCTTTCCCTCTTCTACAAAAGCTGTGCATTGTTAATTGTCCCAAGCTAACCAAATGTCTACCCAAACACCTCCCTCGTTTAAAGaaactgaagattgaagattcTGAGAAGCTTGGAGGCTTGCTTCCGACAGCACCAAGCATTTTGGAACTTGACTTAAAAGAAGTGCAATGCATTGCAGTTGGAGCCATTGGCTCGTGGGCTTCGGGAGTTGAATATTAA
- the LOC121229107 gene encoding putative disease resistance protein RGA3, with product MKCDPLESFPLGSFPMVKHVEISGCEDLKFIIAALEGCHHQHLTCLNSLRITACQNLISFQIEDGLSVTNLTRLALCGCGSLKSLPEQMHSVFSSLEGLRIIGCPEIERAPKECLPSKLKDITISTSDKLIESLIRKREWSLHRLPSLTILEISYSEVEMESFPDEHLLPPSLETLRISNLPNLKSLEYKGFQHLSSLYDLYISHCPKLQSMPPIMLPHSLSYLSIEKCPFLKERCEKDKGKDWPNISHIPAIEIDEQVII from the coding sequence ATGAAGTGTGATCCACTAGAATCTTTCCCATTAGGATCGTTTCCTATGGTAAAGCATGTTGAAATTTCGGGATGTGAAGACTTGAAGTTTATTATTGCTGCTTTAGAGGGCTGTCACCACCAGCATCTAACATGTCTCAATTCTTTAAGAATAACAGCGTGCCAaaatttgatatcttttcaaATTGAAGATGGATTGTCCGTCACTAATTTAACCCGGCTTGCGCTTTGCGGTTGCGGAAGTTTAAAGTCATTGCCAGAGCAAATGCACTCTGTCTTTTCATCCCTTGAGGGTTTAAGAATAATTGGATGTCCAGAAATAGAGAGGGCTCCAAAAGAATGTTTGCCCTCCAAATTAAAAGATATTACAATCTCAACGAGTGATAAACTAATTGAGAGCTTGATTAGGAAAAGGGAATGGAGTTTGCATAGACTCCCTTCTCTTACAATTCTCGAGATCTCATATTCAGAAGTAGAGATGGAGTCTTTTCCAGATGAACATCTACTGCCCCCATCTCTTGAAACTCTCAGGATCTCTAATCTTCCAAATCTAAAGAGCTTGGAGTATAAGGGGTTTCAACACCTCTCCTCTCTTTACGATTTGTATATCTCACACTGTCCCAAACTCCAATCCATGCCCCCAATCATGCTTCCGCACTCTCTTTCTTATTTGTCCATCGAAAAATGTCCTTTTCTGAAGGAACGTTGTGAAAAGGATAAAGGTAAAGATTGGCCCAACATTTCCCACATCCCTGCCATTGAAATTGATGAACAAGTCATCATATAG